A single Chryseobacterium sp. DNA region contains:
- a CDS encoding response regulator transcription factor, with the protein MKERILIADDHYVVRAGTALVLESAYPECKIDFAENYERVKEMLTTEYYHLLILDIDMPGTQYKKMISELKDIQSDLKILVFSGYDKDVAIQYIREGAEGYLNKQSSEEEIVNAVKTVIEKGYFYPAELIGLIIQNKSDNPAEKLSSREYEIFKLLADGNGNLEIANRLNIQMSTVSTYKKRIFQKLEVANIAELIKAYEMMH; encoded by the coding sequence ATGAAAGAAAGAATTTTAATTGCTGATGATCATTACGTAGTAAGAGCCGGAACAGCATTGGTGCTTGAATCTGCCTACCCGGAATGTAAAATAGATTTTGCGGAAAACTACGAACGGGTAAAAGAAATGCTTACCACTGAATATTACCATCTTCTAATTCTGGATATTGATATGCCGGGAACGCAATATAAAAAGATGATTTCTGAACTTAAAGATATACAGAGCGATTTAAAAATCCTTGTATTTTCAGGATATGATAAAGATGTAGCCATACAGTATATCAGAGAGGGCGCCGAGGGATATCTGAACAAACAGAGCAGCGAAGAAGAAATCGTCAATGCAGTGAAAACAGTCATTGAAAAAGGCTATTTTTACCCGGCAGAACTGATTGGCCTCATTATCCAGAACAAAAGTGACAATCCTGCAGAGAAGCTGTCTTCCAGGGAGTATGAAATCTTTAAACTGCTGGCCGATGGAAACGGAAATCTGGAAATTGCCAACAGGCTGAATATCCAGATGTCTACGGTAAGTACATACAAAAAAAGGATATTTCAAAAGCTGGAAGTAGCCAATATTGCCGAGCTGATCAAGGCCTATGAGATGATGCACTGA